GCCGCCGCTAGCTGGACAGCTTTCCTTAATCTTCAGCAGCTTAACACCTCCCAAGACCAAGTTCTCCGAGCCATGCGCGAAGCCCAAAGTAACGCCAAACGCGACAAACTTACTTGGCAAGTCAGCTTTCAACAAGTCAAAGGCGTCGCTCAGTGGGCAGTTAACCGTTCTGAATCCAACGAATTCATCCCCGCAGGCATTAGTTGGAATCAACTCGGCCAAAATATTCAAGTAAACAAAGACGCAACAACTTTATATCGAGAAACTCAAGCAGGTAGGTGGCGAATACAATTCAACTATAAGGGTCATCCGCAAGATGAACTAGCTGGAACAAAATTAGGAAAGATAACGCTATCTATTCAAAATG
The Microcoleus sp. FACHB-831 DNA segment above includes these coding regions:
- a CDS encoding Tfp pilus assembly protein FimT/FimU, whose amino-acid sequence is MLTRKPVRDRLGFTLIEMVVVVLIVSILGAIAAASWTAFLNLQQLNTSQDQVLRAMREAQSNAKRDKLTWQVSFQQVKGVAQWAVNRSESNEFIPAGISWNQLGQNIQVNKDATTLYRETQAGRWRIQFNYKGHPQDELAGTKLGKITLSIQNGGQRKRCVIASTLIGTLRTDKDKDCSK